The segment ACGAAGGTGGCCTGGGCGGCCCCTCTGCTCAGAGCCTCGATGCCCACGGCCCCCGTGCCGGCAAAGAGGTCCAGGAAGGTGGCCCCCGTGATCTCGGGCTGAAGTATGTCGAAGACCGCTTCCTTGACCCGGTCCGTCACCGGCCTAGTGGTATCGCCCGGTACCGACTTCAGGCGCCGGCCCTTGGCCTCACCCGCAATCACCCGCACCGCCTTCCTTACCTCCGGCCCACAGTGATCTGTCCCTTCTTCGTGACCGCGCTAGTAGTTCTTGTAGCGCACCGTCTCCCCAGTCGCAAGGCTCCGATGAGCACTGCACGCGGCCTGACGTCCTGCGACAGACGTCATGTGCAGTCAGACCCGGCAACCGGACACGATGGATGGCCTTTCGGGGCCTTCATCGCGTCGCCCTAGGCACGACGTCTGTCTTGGCGAGCGCCCGGTGCCTCGGCCCTACTCGCCAGGAGTCAGCATCTGACCGGCCTAACCAGAAGCAACTGCCCTAGTCTCGAGGCGTCTACCCTGCCGCAGAGGCCTTGACAGAAGGAACTGCCTTCAGTAGCCTTGCTGCAGTCCTATCGTGAAGACTCTGGCCACCCAACGACTGCCGCACGGAATGGGCTCCACTGCCCACACCGTGCTTGAAGGCCGCACATGCCCTAGGCGCAACCAGAGCCTGCCTAGAGCCATGTCACCCCACAAGGGCAAGGAGGATGCCGATGTCACGCCAGAAACCGACCAGACGGGCTGTGCTCCGTGGAGCCATGGCCACAGGGGTTGTCGCCGCTCTCTCGGCCTGTGGCGCAACGCCGGCTCCCAGCGCTGAGCGTGCCGCCACGGAGGCTACCGCTAGCGCCCCCGCTGAGGGAGCACCGGCCGCGGCCGAGGAGCAGTTTTCCATCGAGATCCTGGTAGACTTTTCCGACGAGTACATGCAGTACGCCAACGATGTTGTCCATGTCGCCGCCAAGGAGAAGTACCCCGGAATCACGATCAACATTGTGCCCATGGACTGGGGCACGCTCGAGGAGAAGCTTCTTACCTCCAAGGCTGCTGGGGCCATGCCGGACATCTTCCGCGAGAGCTCGGACACCGTTCCCGTGCTCGTGGTAAACGATCTGGCCCGCCCTCTGGACGACTACCTAGACGACTGGGGCACTCGGGATGACTTCTTCCCCAGCGCCCTGTCAGATACCTCGTGGCTGGGCAAAGTCTGGGCCTTGCCGCAGCTCACCAGCCCCCGTCATTACTGCTACCGCAAGGACATCGCCGACGAGGCCGGTGTGGAGATATCCGACGACTGGACTTTCGACGACTTCCTCGACGCCGCCTCCGCACTGACTCTCCTCGAGGGAGGCAAGGTCATTCGGATGGGTGCCTCCTCCCAGAACAGCACCGAGGAGTTCTTCCTGGTGGTGGAGGCCGCCGGGCAGGCCATGATCCAGAACTGCATGCCCGCCTTCATAAACGAGAAGGGCTTCTGGGCTCTGGACTGGATCGGCAAGCGGAACAACGCGGCCGCTCCCCAAGCGGCCTCACCTCTGCCCGACTCCCCCATCCCCTACATCGCCACGGGCCAAGTGGTGATTCAGTATGGCCACCCGGGTTACTGGTACACCGTCATGCAGCAGAATGCCCCTGATAAGGCGGAGTACCTTGTCGTTCCCAACCCGCCCCTCAAGGAGAAGCGCGTAGCCACCACCAACACCGACTTCCTGGCCGTCTCTACCACTACGAAGTACCCTGATGCTGTCTGGGAGGTGCTCAAGAGCCACATGGAGCCGGAGGCCCTGGCCACCTTCAACCAGCAGTGGGGCTACGTGCCGCCGCGCATCAGCGCCGCGGAGCAGGCCGAGTACATGCAGAGCCCGGTGATGCAAGCTGTGAGCGAGCACCTGGCTGAGTACGGGACGGCCTGGCCTCGGTTGCCGGGCTGGGCCCCCTTCAACGGCCTGGTCCAGCCGGCCATAGAGGCCGTCACTCTGGGCATGCAGACGGCTGAGCAGGCCCTCACCGATATCGAGGCGGAACTCAACGAGCTGTTTACTACTTTCGACTGGCCTGAAGGGGCTTGCTCCTGACATAATAGAGGGCCGGGCACACACAGGTTCTCTGGGTGTGCCCGGCCGCTTGACGCGGCAGCTCGGATTGCCTTTCGCCGGTGTGGAGGACGCGCGGTGACCGTCTCCAGCAGAAGCCCTGGCCTGAGTCGCCCTCGGTGGTGGGGCCGTGTGGCCTGGGGGTATGGCATGGCCAGCCCCTGGATCATAGGTTTCCTCGTTTTCACCCTGGGGCCCATGATTGCCTCAGTCTACTTCAGCCTGAGCGAATACTCGGTGCTCAAGCCCGCCCGGTTCATTGGAGTCGAGAACTTTGCCAGGATGTTCTCCAACGACCCGCGGTACTGGATCAGCATCTACAACACAGCCTACTACACCGTCC is part of the Anaerolineae bacterium genome and harbors:
- a CDS encoding extracellular solute-binding protein, which translates into the protein MSRQKPTRRAVLRGAMATGVVAALSACGATPAPSAERAATEATASAPAEGAPAAAEEQFSIEILVDFSDEYMQYANDVVHVAAKEKYPGITINIVPMDWGTLEEKLLTSKAAGAMPDIFRESSDTVPVLVVNDLARPLDDYLDDWGTRDDFFPSALSDTSWLGKVWALPQLTSPRHYCYRKDIADEAGVEISDDWTFDDFLDAASALTLLEGGKVIRMGASSQNSTEEFFLVVEAAGQAMIQNCMPAFINEKGFWALDWIGKRNNAAAPQAASPLPDSPIPYIATGQVVIQYGHPGYWYTVMQQNAPDKAEYLVVPNPPLKEKRVATTNTDFLAVSTTTKYPDAVWEVLKSHMEPEALATFNQQWGYVPPRISAAEQAEYMQSPVMQAVSEHLAEYGTAWPRLPGWAPFNGLVQPAIEAVTLGMQTAEQALTDIEAELNELFTTFDWPEGACS